Sequence from the Nitrospirota bacterium genome:
CGATAGCTTCGCGTCCCACGTATCTCGTGTCGCAGAACCTCCTGAACGGCAGGCCTCTTCCACAGGGTGCAATTCTCTCCGATCCGCAAGAATTGAAACACATAAACACCTATGGCAGCCTGCCCGAATACTACATTGATTATCCTTTCACGTGCATTGACTGTGGTTCAAGTGAAATATGGACCGCAGAACAACAGAAGTGGTGGTACGAGGTAGCAAAGAAACACATAGACTCATTTGCTGTCAGATGTCGTCAGTGCAGGCACAAACGAAAAAAATCGGTCAGAAGTGGAAGCAGGTCGAAGAATGAACCTGACCAGGCGTTGTAGCCGACAGATCACTCTTGCATTTCTGCCCTTTGCCTTTAGAGTCCAGTCCATGTGCAATGGGCCGATACGGGCAGGCAAGTGCGCCTGCGGCTAAAAACTGCGCCATCTCCCCGTGAACTTTGTGTCAGGCAGTTTCAAGCAGTTGTAAGGCATTTTTCCGGAGGATGCGGTCCTCCATCTCCTGCCCCAGTTCGAGCCCCTTTAAGAGCGAAACCGCCTGTCCCTGATCAGCCCAGGGCGAATCCGAACCGAACAGAATATGGTCCTTTGGGTGGTTCAGGATGATGCGGCGGGCCGTCTCTTTCGGCATGCAGTCAAGGGAGAAGGAGATCTCCATATAGATCTTCCTGCCTGAAAGGTGTTTTTCGACCTCGTCCCAATCTTCCCATGCGCCGAGGTGTGTTGTTACCAGTTTCAGGTCGGGGAATGCGTCGAGCACGTTCAGGATCATCTTTGGGTCGCATTTTCGTTGCCGCTCGAAGGCGAGATCGAAGCCTGTGTGCATGACGACGATAAGTCCCTGTTTCTGCAGTTCTTCGTAGATCGGGAAAAGCCTTTTTTCGTCAATGCTGAATTCCTGATAGTAGGGATGGAACTTGACCCCTTTGAACCCCTCTGCCGAGATCTTCCTGACCAGATCAGCAGCGTTTTGTGATTCGGGATGCAGGGAGGGAAAGGGGATAATCCTGTCTGAACTGATCTGTTTTGACCAGTTAAAGATCGGGTCGAACTGCGACGGCTTTGTGGCGATCATGCAGATGACGCTCTTTTCGATGTTGCTCCTGTCCATGGAGGCGAGAAGCGACGAGACTTTGCCGTCGAGAAAGGCCTGGACGTCATACTTCTTCCGGCCCTCTTCAAGAAGGACCTGTACAGCCCGCTCAGCCAGTTTATCCGGAAAGGCGTGGGTATGAAAATCAACGATGCCGTTCATGCCCGTTAGTATAAAGTGAGCGTGTTGTGGAAATCAAAATGATGGCATTGCTCTTGCCAGGGCCTATTTTTTCATCTGCCCTTTGATCATGTCGAGATAGCCGATGAAGATATCCGCTTCGATATTATCAACAAAGCACATCTTTTTCCCCGTTGGGTCTTTGATGATGTTCATATCCGGATCGAGAAAGAGCATGAGGCAGTCGTTCTTATAATCGTATGTATTCCCGAGATCTTCTTCTTCCCTGGTGAGCGGTTTGGTCAAATCAATGAAGACAGGCACAAAATCTTCATTGATCTTTTTTGCTATCCGGGGATTTGTATAAACGCCTTTTTCGAGCTTTTCACAGCGGGGACAGCCCTTGCCGAAGAAAAAATCCACAATCATCGGCTTCCTTTCAGCCTTGGCCTTTACGGTGCCTGCCTTCAGCGTATTCCATTTGACGTCTCCGCCAATGGCAAAAGCCGAAGAAGTAAGCAGCAAGATTATCAGAGTGAGGGCAGATGCGGATCTTTTCATCGTGAAATACCTCCACGTGCAATTTTTATGTCCTTATTTATATGCTATCACAAAGCGTTTTTTGCTGCATGAAAATAAAGTCATACAATGGGTGCCATGATCCAGGACGTTACAGGTTTTCTCGATAATGACAGGGAGATGCAGCTGCAGTGCGCCGGCCACAAGCATATAAAGCCGGTTGCAGAGCACTATCGTGATATTGAACTTGATGAGCGGCTTAGAAAGATCTTTCTGAAGAGGGGGATTGCGCAGTTTTATTGTCATCAGGCAGAGGCAATAGAACAGATCAGGCTTGGCAGGAACATTGTCCTGATGACCCCGACTGCCAGTGGCAAGAGCCTTGCATACAATATACCGGTGCTCGAAGCCATCCTTGCCGACCGCAGCACGCAGGCCCTCTGCATCTTCCCGCTCAAGGGGCTCGAACAGGACCAGGTGAAGAACCTCAACGAACTGTCTGAAGAGGCTGGTCTGGGCATCGTCGGAGAGGTCTATGACGGCGATACGCCTGCCGCGAAGCGTCAGGAGATACGCGCAGACCTGCCGAATGTGATCTTTACCAACCCTGACATGATCCATCTGGCATTCCTGCCGTTTCATAAAAAATGGGAAGGGTTCTTCAGAAATCTGAAATACATAGTCATTGACGAGATCCATACGTACCGCGGCGTATTTGGTTCCCACGTTGCCCAGGTGATCAGAAGGCTGAGGCGTGTCTGTGAACAGTACGGGTCAAACCCTCAGTTCATCTCGGCCTCGGCCACGATTGCCAACCCCGGCAGACTTGCAGAGGACCTGACCGGACTGCAGTTCAGCGTGGTCGATGAGAGCGGCGCTCCCGCAGCCGGAAAACATTTCTATTTCATGAACCCTATCGAAAGCCCGTACACACTTGCAACAAAGCTTTTCGTGCAGTGTATGCGGGAGGGGATGAGGACGATCGTCTTTACCAAGGCGCGCAAGATCACCGAGCTGATCCACAACTGGGCGGTGAACTATGCCCCTGACCTCAGAGAAAAGATCAGCCCGTACAGGGCAGGGTTCCTGCCTGAGGAACGGCGCGAGATCGAGGCGCGGCTCTTCAGCGGCGAACTCCTTGGCGTGGTCTCGACCAGTGCGCTCGAACTGGGTGTCGATATCGGCGGGCTTGACTGCTGCATCCTCTGCGGGTACCCCGGCTCTGTATCGAGCACCTGGCAGAGGGCAGGAAGGGTCGGCAGGCAGGGGCAGGAATCCCTGGTCATACTGGTCGCGATCCAGGACGCCCTTGACCACTATTTCATGCGCCATCCTGCCGAGTTCTTTGCAAAGAGCCATGAGGCTGCGGTGATCGACCCTTTCAATGCACATATCATGAAAAAGCACCTTCTCTGCGCAGGAGCGGAGCTGAACCTGAATCAGGAGGAAGTCTTCTTTGATATGCATCACTCCCTGCCGCTGATCGAAGAGCTTGTTTCAGAACAGACGCTGGTACCCGGTAAAAAGAGCGGCATTTGGTTCTCACCGATCAAAATGCCTCAGAGGGATGTGAGCATAAGGGCTGCGGGCGAGCGGTTTATGCTGGTCAATGAGTCAGGACGCACCATCGGAGAGCTTGGCGGAGCACGGGTATTCAGGGAGGCCTTCCCCGGAGCGGTATATCTGCACCGCGGCAAACAGTATAAAGTGGTGGAACTCGATATCCCGAAGAAAAAGGCGGTCTGCAGACTGTCGAATCTTGCGTTCTATACCCAACCGGTCAGCGGTGACACAACGCAGATCATATCGAAGCAGGAGACGAAGAACTTTGGCAGGCTGACCTTTGACTGGGGGCGTTTGAGGATCGTCCAGAAGGTTATGGGATACGATACCAAGCGCGTCTCTGACAACAGGTGGATATCGACCACGCCGCTGCAATTGCATGACCATATATTCGAGACCGAAGGTCTCTGGGTCGTTCTGGACCGGGAGACTGAGCGGGAGATCGAGGCAAGAGGGTTTGACCTCGGCGGCACGATCCATGCGGTTGAGCATACGGCCATTGCCTGCATGCCGCTTTTTGTCTTATGCGACAGGGGAGACATCGGCGGTTTGAGCCATACGTCCTTCCCTGATTTCGGCCTCCCGGCCATATTCATGTACGACGGCCATGAAGGGGGCGTAGGACTTACACGCAGGGTGCTTGACATCATCCCTGACTGGCTTGGGGCCACCCTGCGGATCATCGAAGACTGCGAATGCGAAAGCGGCTGTCCCTCATGCGTGCAGGATGCCCAGTGCGGCAACAGGAACGAGCCTCTCGATAAACAGGGTGCGAAGTTTTTGTTGAAAAGATGGCTTAACGAAGGATAGGTGAAAAAAGGCTGATTGCGTCAGAAGAGGCTGTCACTGGCAGTGAAACTATATTCTGTCTTTCAGCCAGTCGGTGGGGTCGATGACGTGGTACGTGGCCTTGCCGTCAGAATAGACAACACGGGCTATCCGGGCATTGAGGATCATTCTCTTGCACATCATGCAGGGCGCTGAATCGCATTCTGCTCCGTCGCCGTCAACCCCTGAAATGTAGATCGTTGCTCCCTTCAGCTCGTCGACCGAGGCCCTGATGATCGCATTTGCCTCGGCATGGACGCTGTGGCAGAGTTCATATCTTTGTCCATGCGGTATCTGGAGTTCCATGCGGGTGCATTTGCCGACCTCCAGACAGTCGGTCACGCCGGCTGCTGCGCCGTTGTACCCGGTGCTTACAATGATATTCTCCTTTGTTACAACGGCACCATATCTTCTTCGGATGCAGGTCGCACGCGTGGCCACGGCCTTTGCGATGTTGATGAAATACTCATCCCAATTGGGTCTGATGTGCGGTTTCTTTTTCGTCGAAGCTTTCTTCTTCATGAGGGTGATATTATAGAAAATATCGTACGCTTTAGCCAGAGAAGTTTATCTCATCAGTAGAATACAATTATGACAAACGCAGATAATACAAAAGAAAATGCAGTGAGCGGTGCAGAGGCGCAGAGCGTCTTCAGAAAGTTCCAGCATACACTTCCGTTCAGACTGCTCGTGCAGGGTTTCCTGATTGCAACGAACTATCTCCCTGTCTGGCTTCTGCGTCTCATCGGCCGCCTGTTCGTTGTTCTTTTCATTATCTTCAATTTTGACAATTACCGGGCGATCATGCGAAACCTCTCGAAAATAAGACACGGCATCAGGTCCTCTTCATATGCATACATGGCGTACGAAGTTTTTAAAAATTATTCCTATTATCTTATTGACCTCTTTCATCTGAGCCACGGTCCTGAGCGGCTTGAGAAATATACCTTTACAATCAGGGGCATCGAAAATGTCGAGGAAGCGCTCGGCACAGGAAAAGGCATTGTCTTCCTCGCAACACACCTCGGCAACTGGGAACTCGGAAGCCTGAAGCTTTCCTGTAAAGACCGGAAGATCCATGTTGTGTACGCGCCGGACAGTTCATCGCTTCTCGGCTCGCAGTTGCGCTATCTCAGAGATGCTGACGGCGTTCAGGAAGTGCCGCTGAAGGCAGGCAACTTTTCTTCTCTGAAACTCCTCCGGATCCTGCAGGAGGGTGGTGTCGTGGGGCTTCAGGGGGACAGGCTGACCTTTGACCGAGGCGTTGCCGTACCATTTTTCGGTCATGATGCGCTTTTCCCCAAAGGGCCGGTAAAGCTTGCGCTGGTATCTGACAGCATTGTCCTGCCGATCTTCATCCCCATCACCGGATATAAAACATACACGATCATTATCGAAGAACCGATCCTTATGGACCGCGGCGACGGTTTACCCGATGAATTAAAGACAAATCTTCATAAAATAATTAGAATATTGGAGAAAT
This genomic interval carries:
- a CDS encoding zinc-ribbon domain-containing protein; this translates as MNKRRSEESIASRPTYLVSQNLLNGRPLPQGAILSDPQELKHINTYGSLPEYYIDYPFTCIDCGSSEIWTAEQQKWWYEVAKKHIDSFAVRCRQCRHKRKKSVRSGSRSKNEPDQAL
- a CDS encoding amidohydrolase family protein codes for the protein MNGIVDFHTHAFPDKLAERAVQVLLEEGRKKYDVQAFLDGKVSSLLASMDRSNIEKSVICMIATKPSQFDPIFNWSKQISSDRIIPFPSLHPESQNAADLVRKISAEGFKGVKFHPYYQEFSIDEKRLFPIYEELQKQGLIVVMHTGFDLAFERQRKCDPKMILNVLDAFPDLKLVTTHLGAWEDWDEVEKHLSGRKIYMEISFSLDCMPKETARRIILNHPKDHILFGSDSPWADQGQAVSLLKGLELGQEMEDRILRKNALQLLETA
- a CDS encoding thioredoxin family protein, which produces MKRSASALTLIILLLTSSAFAIGGDVKWNTLKAGTVKAKAERKPMIVDFFFGKGCPRCEKLEKGVYTNPRIAKKINEDFVPVFIDLTKPLTREEEDLGNTYDYKNDCLMLFLDPDMNIIKDPTGKKMCFVDNIEADIFIGYLDMIKGQMKK
- a CDS encoding DEAD/DEAH box helicase produces the protein MIQDVTGFLDNDREMQLQCAGHKHIKPVAEHYRDIELDERLRKIFLKRGIAQFYCHQAEAIEQIRLGRNIVLMTPTASGKSLAYNIPVLEAILADRSTQALCIFPLKGLEQDQVKNLNELSEEAGLGIVGEVYDGDTPAAKRQEIRADLPNVIFTNPDMIHLAFLPFHKKWEGFFRNLKYIVIDEIHTYRGVFGSHVAQVIRRLRRVCEQYGSNPQFISASATIANPGRLAEDLTGLQFSVVDESGAPAAGKHFYFMNPIESPYTLATKLFVQCMREGMRTIVFTKARKITELIHNWAVNYAPDLREKISPYRAGFLPEERREIEARLFSGELLGVVSTSALELGVDIGGLDCCILCGYPGSVSSTWQRAGRVGRQGQESLVILVAIQDALDHYFMRHPAEFFAKSHEAAVIDPFNAHIMKKHLLCAGAELNLNQEEVFFDMHHSLPLIEELVSEQTLVPGKKSGIWFSPIKMPQRDVSIRAAGERFMLVNESGRTIGELGGARVFREAFPGAVYLHRGKQYKVVELDIPKKKAVCRLSNLAFYTQPVSGDTTQIISKQETKNFGRLTFDWGRLRIVQKVMGYDTKRVSDNRWISTTPLQLHDHIFETEGLWVVLDRETEREIEARGFDLGGTIHAVEHTAIACMPLFVLCDRGDIGGLSHTSFPDFGLPAIFMYDGHEGGVGLTRRVLDIIPDWLGATLRIIEDCECESGCPSCVQDAQCGNRNEPLDKQGAKFLLKRWLNEG
- a CDS encoding cytidine deaminase; translation: MKKKASTKKKPHIRPNWDEYFINIAKAVATRATCIRRRYGAVVTKENIIVSTGYNGAAAGVTDCLEVGKCTRMELQIPHGQRYELCHSVHAEANAIIRASVDELKGATIYISGVDGDGAECDSAPCMMCKRMILNARIARVVYSDGKATYHVIDPTDWLKDRI
- a CDS encoding lysophospholipid acyltransferase family protein; translated protein: MTNADNTKENAVSGAEAQSVFRKFQHTLPFRLLVQGFLIATNYLPVWLLRLIGRLFVVLFIIFNFDNYRAIMRNLSKIRHGIRSSSYAYMAYEVFKNYSYYLIDLFHLSHGPERLEKYTFTIRGIENVEEALGTGKGIVFLATHLGNWELGSLKLSCKDRKIHVVYAPDSSSLLGSQLRYLRDADGVQEVPLKAGNFSSLKLLRILQEGGVVGLQGDRLTFDRGVAVPFFGHDALFPKGPVKLALVSDSIVLPIFIPITGYKTYTIIIEEPILMDRGDGLPDELKTNLHKIIRILEKYIRLYPTQWFTFMPFWEVDKKEFQRK